In the Deinococcus arcticus genome, one interval contains:
- a CDS encoding YibE/F family protein, which produces MTVVSPVSFFPMWRAPWGLTIVVALSLLLAGCAAGPSSPQPIGDYLRGTYEQRYSEDQAMITLASGELVNAVSYADGPTYQRGQPVIVWKSGKNYVLYDPVRFPYLAGLLTAVMVIAVTVARGKGLRAILGSAMTLGALWVFILPTLLSGDRSPLLTIPALTLVLAVCVYLVHGWNWKSHAALAALTMATTAGYFITLWVAHLTQLSGGADKAAVVAQNSYGLDAVSLYVVGVVLSALGAMNDVTVTQASVVETVADSQPALPFRRLYALGMQVGGDHVGSMVTVLVLGYAASALPLLLLLRANQTTPLWVTLSGEAMFSELAGLLIALITMLLAVPLSTALAAWWLRRREPRLVDSGQIT; this is translated from the coding sequence ATGACTGTGGTGTCCCCTGTTTCCTTCTTCCCCATGTGGCGTGCGCCTTGGGGGCTGACAATTGTGGTCGCTCTGTCCCTTTTGCTGGCGGGATGTGCCGCCGGGCCGTCCTCTCCACAACCCATTGGGGACTATCTGCGCGGCACGTATGAGCAGCGCTACAGCGAGGACCAGGCCATGATCACGCTGGCCAGTGGTGAGCTGGTCAATGCTGTCTCGTACGCGGACGGCCCTACTTACCAGCGTGGTCAGCCAGTCATTGTCTGGAAATCTGGGAAGAATTACGTCCTGTACGATCCGGTCCGGTTTCCGTATCTCGCGGGATTACTCACGGCCGTCATGGTGATCGCCGTCACGGTGGCTCGTGGCAAAGGACTGCGGGCCATCCTGGGCAGCGCCATGACGCTGGGTGCGTTGTGGGTGTTCATTCTCCCAACGCTGCTCTCGGGTGACCGCAGTCCACTCCTCACGATTCCGGCACTGACCCTGGTGTTGGCCGTCTGCGTGTACCTCGTTCATGGTTGGAATTGGAAAAGTCACGCCGCCCTGGCCGCCCTGACAATGGCCACGACAGCCGGGTATTTCATCACTCTTTGGGTCGCGCACCTGACGCAGTTGAGTGGCGGCGCAGATAAGGCGGCGGTAGTGGCTCAAAATTCGTACGGCCTGGATGCCGTGAGCCTGTACGTGGTGGGTGTGGTGCTGTCCGCTTTAGGGGCCATGAATGACGTCACGGTCACGCAGGCATCGGTGGTGGAGACGGTGGCAGACAGCCAGCCTGCGTTGCCGTTCCGGCGGCTGTACGCCCTGGGCATGCAGGTGGGCGGCGATCATGTGGGCAGCATGGTGACCGTTCTGGTCCTCGGCTACGCGGCCAGTGCCCTTCCACTGCTGCTGCTGCTCCGTGCCAACCAGACCACGCCCTTGTGGGTGACGCTCAGTGGGGAGGCCATGTTCTCGGAACTGGCTGGCCTTTTGATTGCGCTCATCACCATGTTGCTGGCTGTGCCTTTGAGTACCGCTTTGGCGGCTTGGTGGCTCAGGCGGCGTGAACCAAGACTGGTGGACAGCGGCCAGATCACCTGA
- a CDS encoding LysE/ArgO family amino acid transporter, translated as MIELLSPLMQGFGVSAAHLMGVSALNVFVLQQALQRHHPLIAGSVGVLSDVLFIVLGTLGLGALLPVFPPLTLLATWGGAAFLFWHGWKALCQARHPKVLDASTSPQGARPVRQVVVTALGLTLFNPHPYLDSAVLFGAVAAPFSPENRTFFALGAIAASTMWYALLGLGGSRLAPLFRSPRAWQVLDVLTGTLMLTFAASLVVGALGGHWSGQDKHP; from the coding sequence ATGATTGAACTCCTTTCACCCTTGATGCAAGGCTTTGGGGTCAGCGCCGCGCACCTGATGGGCGTAAGCGCGCTGAATGTGTTTGTGCTGCAGCAAGCCTTGCAGCGGCACCATCCGCTGATTGCAGGGTCGGTAGGTGTCTTGAGCGACGTGCTCTTCATCGTCCTTGGAACCCTTGGTCTCGGCGCTCTGCTTCCGGTTTTCCCCCCGCTGACGCTGCTGGCGACCTGGGGTGGGGCCGCCTTCCTTTTCTGGCATGGTTGGAAGGCGCTGTGTCAAGCCCGGCACCCGAAGGTGCTCGATGCCTCGACCTCCCCTCAAGGCGCCCGTCCTGTACGGCAGGTGGTCGTGACCGCCCTGGGCCTGACCCTGTTCAACCCCCATCCGTACCTGGATAGCGCGGTGTTGTTCGGGGCTGTCGCCGCGCCGTTTTCGCCCGAAAACCGAACGTTCTTCGCCCTGGGTGCCATCGCGGCGTCCACCATGTGGTACGCGCTCCTCGGTCTAGGCGGTAGCCGACTCGCGCCGCTCTTCCGCTCGCCTCGCGCTTGGCAGGTACTAGACGTCCTGACCGGCACGCTGATGTTGACCTTTGCGGCTTCCCTGGTGGTTGGTGCGCTGGGCGGTCATTGGTCGGGTCAGGACAAACATCCGTAA
- a CDS encoding YeeE/YedE family protein: MTELLDLLRSPWPWYVGGPLIGLTVPLLLWLGNKGFGISANLRHACAILLPDSAKPSFFRYDWRKERWNLMFAGGLVLGGLLTGLIFANPDPARLSAAGVQSVQELGMQVRPGLVPAELTDLSNPGVWLLLAFSGLLVGFGTRYGGGCTSGHAITGLSTLQGPSLIATVSFFVGGILSANLLLPLFMAVIR, encoded by the coding sequence ATGACTGAACTGCTCGACCTTCTCCGTTCTCCCTGGCCCTGGTATGTGGGGGGCCCCCTGATCGGCCTGACCGTCCCACTGCTGCTCTGGCTGGGCAACAAGGGCTTCGGCATCTCCGCCAATCTGCGGCACGCGTGCGCCATCCTGCTGCCCGATTCCGCCAAGCCCAGCTTTTTCCGCTATGACTGGCGCAAGGAACGCTGGAACCTGATGTTCGCTGGTGGGTTGGTGTTGGGCGGGTTGCTGACGGGTCTGATTTTCGCCAACCCGGACCCCGCACGACTGAGTGCAGCGGGCGTCCAGTCGGTACAGGAACTGGGTATGCAGGTGCGTCCCGGCCTGGTGCCCGCCGAGCTGACCGACCTGTCCAACCCCGGCGTGTGGCTGCTGCTGGCCTTCTCAGGCCTACTCGTAGGCTTCGGCACCCGGTATGGCGGTGGCTGCACCTCCGGCCACGCGATCACTGGTCTCTCCACCCTGCAAGGCCCTTCCTTGATCGCCACCGTCTCGTTCTTTGTGGGTGGCATCCTCAGCGCGAACCTTCTCCTTCCCCTCTTCATGGCGGTCATCCGATGA
- a CDS encoding tyrosine-type recombinase/integrase, which yields MSQPERLGEGAELRGQIVEANSLREVVRETVKLWRRHHLTYDQTKHVVEDVRRALGLTAPKERRRTVDRLDHEEIERLIEAAYRRASGYGLMVKTLFYTGARVSEFVNLRVTDLHLALDPPQVHIVHAKGGSDGYVPILPVLAQELRTHLAGRRTGYLFESNRHDQYSARAIQLIVKDTARRAGIEKTVTPHRLRASVATILLDAGMPLDQVQKFLRHKRIATTQIYAQTSARGMGESYLKALGGRL from the coding sequence ATGTCACAGCCAGAACGACTGGGAGAAGGGGCCGAACTTCGCGGTCAAATCGTTGAAGCGAACTCCTTGCGCGAGGTCGTGCGGGAGACCGTCAAGCTCTGGCGTAGGCACCACCTGACCTACGACCAGACCAAGCACGTCGTTGAGGACGTGCGGCGAGCCCTTGGGCTCACCGCCCCCAAAGAACGACGGCGCACGGTGGACCGACTCGACCATGAGGAAATCGAGCGGCTGATCGAGGCGGCCTACCGCCGGGCCAGCGGGTACGGGTTGATGGTCAAGACGCTGTTTTACACGGGCGCCCGGGTGTCCGAGTTCGTGAACCTGCGCGTGACGGACCTGCACCTGGCCCTCGACCCGCCCCAGGTCCACATCGTTCACGCCAAGGGTGGGAGCGACGGGTACGTGCCGATCCTGCCCGTCCTGGCTCAGGAGTTGCGGACCCATCTCGCGGGACGACGCACGGGCTACCTGTTCGAAAGCAACCGGCACGATCAGTACTCGGCACGGGCCATCCAGCTCATCGTGAAGGACACCGCGCGCCGGGCGGGCATCGAGAAGACGGTGACGCCGCACCGCCTGCGCGCGAGCGTGGCGACGATCCTGCTGGATGCGGGGATGCCGTTGGATCAGGTGCAGAAGTTCCTGCGCCACAAGCGCATTGCCACCACTCAGATTTACGCCCAGACCAGCGCGCGGGGCATGGGCGAGAGCTATCTCAAGGCCCTAGGGGGACGCCTTTAG
- a CDS encoding N-acetylmuramoyl-L-alanine amidase family protein: protein MVFDLPPGTTYALTPTAGGLRINVAGAPLLKPTRTALGSSVTDYRVSGAQVWLVTPFALTTAANWQASEATLATGTRVLILDFGVGVVGGAVPGLRGLVTSLLGTPPVGAAGPAAPRPVPSVPRTRAGVTPSDVLSAASGVTPPAPPPPLPGQALGHPSSLTGQAQGRVQPGALLLAPRIGKNPGLTRVVLDLPPGTRYRMVPTSLGLRVEFMGVGALPLDAQDLTPELRAWRYEPAADGVTVTLLTGLPLTDRSGWRAQLVAPVPGSDRSRLAIDLSPALADLTPLPRSERVVAGVPPRLVTQGTAMLVLGTALVKPRVVLDPGHGGADPGGVGAVTEKQVALDVALRVRDLLQPAGVDVILTREADQALLPNKAADLNMRAAMGTTGTQLFLSIHVNALSPATALRGYGVETWWNPNHALSSAFAGLIQKNVTAITGAYSRGLKNSTSLAVLRASRIPAALVEIGFTSHPVDGLNLQNTNYLDRVALGIALGIREALVTGVSAQGTGETSGR from the coding sequence GTGGTGTTTGACCTGCCGCCGGGCACGACCTACGCGCTGACGCCTACCGCCGGCGGCCTGCGTATCAATGTGGCTGGCGCGCCGTTGCTAAAGCCCACACGAACAGCACTGGGCTCCAGCGTGACGGATTACCGCGTGTCCGGCGCCCAGGTCTGGCTGGTCACGCCGTTTGCATTGACCACAGCGGCAAACTGGCAGGCCAGTGAAGCAACCTTGGCCACCGGGACCCGCGTCCTCATCCTGGATTTCGGTGTTGGCGTGGTCGGAGGCGCTGTTCCCGGTCTGCGCGGGCTGGTGACAAGTCTGCTAGGCACGCCTCCGGTGGGCGCTGCCGGGCCGGCAGCGCCCCGGCCCGTTCCTTCAGTCCCCAGAACACGTGCTGGCGTGACCCCCAGTGACGTGCTGTCTGCAGCCTCCGGCGTGACGCCGCCTGCGCCGCCGCCGCCCCTGCCCGGTCAGGCGCTTGGGCACCCCAGTTCACTAACCGGCCAAGCTCAGGGCCGAGTTCAACCGGGTGCCCTTCTGCTGGCGCCGCGGATCGGGAAGAATCCCGGCCTGACGCGCGTGGTGCTTGATCTGCCTCCAGGGACTCGGTACCGCATGGTGCCGACCAGTCTTGGACTGAGAGTGGAATTCATGGGTGTGGGCGCACTCCCACTCGACGCGCAGGACCTTACTCCTGAACTGCGGGCCTGGCGCTATGAGCCAGCTGCGGACGGCGTGACCGTCACGTTGCTCACGGGCCTTCCCCTGACGGACCGCAGTGGCTGGCGTGCCCAACTTGTCGCGCCCGTGCCCGGGTCAGACCGTTCGCGGCTGGCCATTGATCTCTCGCCGGCTCTGGCAGACCTGACGCCGTTGCCACGGAGTGAGCGGGTGGTGGCCGGGGTGCCGCCGCGCCTGGTTACCCAGGGCACGGCCATGCTGGTGTTGGGGACCGCACTGGTTAAACCCCGGGTGGTGCTTGATCCCGGTCACGGTGGCGCTGATCCAGGCGGCGTCGGGGCCGTCACCGAGAAGCAGGTGGCACTGGACGTGGCCTTGCGGGTCCGTGATCTCTTGCAGCCGGCCGGTGTGGATGTGATTCTGACGCGAGAGGCCGACCAGGCCTTGTTGCCGAACAAAGCCGCTGACTTGAACATGCGGGCCGCCATGGGAACGACCGGGACACAGCTGTTCCTGAGTATTCATGTCAATGCTCTGTCTCCAGCCACGGCCCTGCGTGGGTACGGAGTAGAAACATGGTGGAATCCCAATCATGCGTTGTCGAGCGCCTTCGCTGGCCTGATTCAGAAGAACGTGACCGCGATAACAGGGGCCTACTCACGGGGGTTGAAGAACAGCACCTCCCTGGCCGTCCTGCGGGCCTCCCGTATTCCAGCCGCCCTGGTTGAGATTGGCTTCACCAGTCATCCGGTCGACGGCCTGAATCTTCAGAACACGAACTACCTCGATCGGGTGGCGCTAGGGATTGCGCTGGGTATCCGGGAGGCGCTCGTCACAGGGGTCAGTGCCCAGGGCACTGGAGAAACCAGTGGACGGTGA
- a CDS encoding rhodanese-like domain-containing protein, with product MTYQDIFITKLQRKKREGARLVDVREHEEYMAGHIPGATNLPLSELIGRGDEIEPTTILICASGNRSSQAAAYLASLGKTGLMNLSGGTAAWRREGRDLNPAEQP from the coding sequence ATGACCTACCAAGACATCTTTATCACCAAACTTCAAAGGAAGAAGCGCGAAGGCGCCCGCCTGGTCGACGTGCGCGAGCATGAGGAGTACATGGCCGGACACATTCCCGGCGCCACCAACCTCCCGCTCAGCGAACTGATTGGCCGTGGGGACGAGATAGAGCCGACCACCATCCTGATCTGCGCCAGCGGGAATCGTTCCTCACAGGCGGCGGCCTACCTCGCCTCGCTGGGCAAGACCGGGCTGATGAACCTCTCGGGCGGCACGGCGGCCTGGAGGCGTGAGGGCCGCGACCTCAACCCGGCCGAGCAGCCATGA
- a CDS encoding MBL fold metallo-hydrolase, which produces MYFKRFYDTDLAQASYMVGCQKTGECLVVDPVRDIAQYVDEAKSQKLRVTHVTETHIHADYLSGSRELAKATGAKLLLSDEGGESWQYTYDDGNQVKLHDGDTFMVGNVRIQAVHTPGHTPEHLSFLVTDTSRGDTPSMILTGDFVFVGDLGRPDLLDEAAGGQDTRFIGAKQMFASLRDTFLTLPDYVQVWPGHGSGSACGKALGAVPTTTVGYERALSWWGKLVEQGDEDAFTHELLSGQPDAPLYYGRMKTENRDGPALLDQVKPLAELSADEVKAKLAAGARLIDTRKKEQHQAAAPVGSVNIPDGGTLETWAGWLLKPDREFILLAPGERAEALRRKLWMVGLDHVVGFLPSPEELDTAPAQPIPATELSQHPDALILDVRAKAEYEEGHIPGARQLHAGRLPWTLDTLPRDREIVVHCQGGARSAAAASLLRTEGFAVLELAGGYDAWAKSQNT; this is translated from the coding sequence ATGTACTTCAAACGCTTCTACGATACGGACCTGGCCCAGGCGTCCTACATGGTCGGCTGCCAGAAGACCGGCGAATGCTTGGTGGTGGACCCAGTCCGCGACATTGCCCAATACGTCGACGAGGCGAAGAGCCAAAAGCTACGCGTCACCCACGTGACCGAGACGCACATCCACGCCGATTACCTGTCCGGCAGCCGCGAACTCGCCAAGGCCACAGGCGCAAAGCTGCTGCTCTCCGACGAGGGCGGCGAGAGCTGGCAGTACACCTACGACGACGGCAACCAGGTCAAACTCCATGACGGTGACACCTTCATGGTGGGTAACGTCCGCATCCAGGCCGTCCACACGCCTGGCCATACGCCAGAACACTTGAGCTTTCTGGTGACTGATACCTCTCGTGGCGATACGCCCAGCATGATCCTGACCGGCGACTTCGTCTTTGTCGGCGACCTGGGACGCCCGGACCTGCTCGACGAGGCGGCGGGCGGGCAGGACACCCGCTTTATCGGCGCCAAGCAGATGTTCGCCTCACTACGCGATACATTCCTAACGCTGCCCGACTACGTGCAGGTCTGGCCTGGTCACGGCTCAGGCAGCGCGTGTGGCAAGGCGTTGGGCGCGGTCCCGACAACCACGGTGGGCTACGAGCGGGCACTGAGCTGGTGGGGCAAGCTGGTGGAGCAGGGGGACGAGGACGCGTTCACCCATGAATTGCTCTCGGGCCAGCCCGATGCGCCGCTGTACTACGGGCGTATGAAGACGGAAAACCGGGACGGCCCCGCCCTGCTGGATCAGGTGAAGCCGCTCGCAGAGCTGAGCGCGGATGAGGTCAAGGCGAAGCTGGCCGCCGGTGCCCGATTGATCGACACCCGCAAGAAAGAACAGCACCAGGCGGCCGCGCCCGTAGGCAGCGTCAACATCCCCGACGGCGGCACGCTCGAGACGTGGGCGGGCTGGCTGCTGAAGCCGGACCGCGAATTCATCCTGCTGGCACCTGGGGAACGCGCTGAAGCTCTGCGCCGAAAGCTGTGGATGGTTGGTCTGGACCATGTGGTCGGCTTCCTCCCCAGCCCAGAGGAACTGGACACAGCACCTGCACAACCCATCCCAGCGACCGAGCTGTCACAACACCCGGACGCCCTGATTTTGGACGTTCGAGCGAAGGCCGAGTACGAGGAAGGCCATATCCCCGGCGCACGGCAACTGCACGCCGGACGCCTGCCCTGGACGTTGGACACCCTGCCGCGTGACCGCGAGATCGTCGTGCATTGCCAGGGGGGGGCCAGAAGCGCCGCTGCCGCCAGCCTGCTGCGGACCGAAGGCTTCGCCGTGCTGGAACTCGCCGGGGGCTACGACGCCTGGGCGAAGAGCCAGAACACCTGA
- a CDS encoding type II toxin-antitoxin system PemK/MazF family toxin, which translates to MAVPDFLAPPRFPGLMVVPFTSQVEKFRDLSEALYPMYASGSGGLTRDSIALIDQLRYVDQARITGRLGRFTETEYEPVRRALKVMFAF; encoded by the coding sequence GTGGCGGTCCCGGATTTTCTGGCACCGCCACGTTTTCCCGGCCTGATGGTCGTCCCGTTCACGTCCCAGGTGGAGAAATTCAGGGACCTGAGTGAGGCGCTCTATCCAATGTATGCGAGTGGCTCTGGGGGCCTCACACGCGACAGTATCGCCCTGATTGATCAGCTGCGCTACGTGGATCAGGCCCGGATCACTGGACGATTGGGCCGCTTCACGGAAACAGAATATGAACCGGTACGGCGAGCGCTCAAGGTCATGTTCGCGTTCTGA
- a CDS encoding CopD family protein, with the protein MLTLLLGTALLLAGALARWPTWLCLMAAGTLLWGLGGLGHGATHAPSVRLLHAAHAGAMAVWLGGVLTLVSGPDERLPALARFGPVATVCVLVLGVTGVVASWEHAGGMPTIGSRYGRVLLLKLAFVGAALVVAGLLRRSLARQGRVDAWLGLELALLSLILAVTASLSVTPTPAHG; encoded by the coding sequence GTGCTGACCCTGCTGCTGGGCACCGCCCTGCTGCTGGCCGGTGCCCTGGCCCGCTGGCCGACCTGGCTCTGTCTAATGGCGGCTGGAACGTTGCTCTGGGGCCTGGGTGGGCTGGGCCATGGGGCCACCCATGCTCCTAGTGTCCGGCTCCTGCACGCCGCCCACGCCGGCGCGATGGCGGTGTGGCTGGGCGGCGTGCTGACCCTGGTGAGCGGCCCAGACGAGCGCCTGCCCGCACTGGCCCGCTTTGGGCCGGTGGCGACCGTCTGTGTCCTGGTACTGGGTGTGACGGGGGTGGTCGCCTCCTGGGAACACGCCGGCGGGATGCCGACCATAGGCAGCCGGTACGGGCGGGTCCTTCTGCTCAAACTGGCGTTCGTTGGCGCGGCGCTGGTGGTGGCGGGTCTGCTTCGGCGGAGCCTGGCGCGTCAGGGTCGTGTGGACGCCTGGCTGGGGTTGGAACTGGCCCTGCTGAGCCTGATTCTGGCGGTGACGGCCAGCCTGTCGGTTACGCCGACGCCTGCCCACGGATAG
- a CDS encoding copper resistance protein CopC translates to MPGAALAHADLTRVTPAPGSTVTAPAAITLQFSEPLTTRFSTFRVMKVPGGMSPQKAADKALALETNAPALATRAVTLPATAAIIKLPLKAALPKGLYVVAWKILSDDSHPVTGFRTFTVR, encoded by the coding sequence GTGCCGGGCGCGGCCCTGGCCCATGCGGACCTGACCCGCGTCACCCCGGCCCCCGGCAGTACCGTCACGGCCCCAGCGGCCATCACCCTACAGTTCAGTGAGCCCCTGACCACCCGGTTTTCGACCTTCCGCGTAATGAAGGTGCCAGGCGGGATGTCCCCGCAGAAGGCCGCAGACAAAGCCCTGGCTCTGGAGACGAACGCACCGGCCCTGGCCACGAGGGCCGTCACCCTTCCTGCCACTGCAGCCATCATCAAGTTGCCTCTGAAAGCGGCCCTGCCCAAGGGCCTCTACGTGGTGGCCTGGAAGATCCTGTCGGATGACAGCCATCCAGTGACCGGTTTTCGCACGTTCACGGTCCGGTAG
- a CDS encoding DUF3105 domain-containing protein yields MKRMLLLTTSVLLASCANRGGDIDGVQSFQHEGGDHQEGRIAYAARPPAGGAHHPTWQNCGVYDQPIYDEYAVHSLEHGAVWVSYQRNLPAAQLETLKQLVDGRTSTLLSPHDAQTAPVIITAWNKQLAVQDAADQRLKRFLEMYEQSKEAPERGASCSGAYSGTV; encoded by the coding sequence ATGAAACGAATGTTGCTTTTGACCACGAGTGTCCTGCTCGCGTCGTGCGCCAACAGAGGCGGTGACATTGACGGCGTGCAGTCGTTCCAACACGAGGGCGGCGATCACCAAGAAGGCCGGATCGCGTACGCAGCCCGTCCCCCAGCGGGCGGCGCACACCATCCCACCTGGCAAAACTGCGGCGTCTATGACCAGCCCATCTATGACGAGTATGCGGTGCACAGTCTGGAGCATGGCGCCGTGTGGGTCTCGTACCAGCGGAATCTCCCCGCCGCGCAGTTGGAGACGCTCAAGCAACTGGTGGACGGCCGCACGTCCACGCTGCTTTCCCCACACGACGCCCAGACCGCTCCAGTCATCATCACGGCGTGGAACAAGCAACTCGCCGTGCAGGATGCGGCTGACCAGCGCCTGAAGCGATTTCTCGAGATGTACGAGCAGAGCAAAGAGGCGCCGGAACGAGGCGCCTCCTGCAGTGGGGCCTACAGCGGCACCGTTTGA
- a CDS encoding cytochrome c biogenesis CcdA family protein — protein MIPTFTLAFLAGLLSCLSPCVLPLLPSYVGILGGSRSPLWRALGFITGFTLVFLALGASASYLGAWLAPHKILLGRLGGVMMVIFGLFMLGLIRPQFLMRDYRRGLGPGRASGPLALGVAFGFGWSPCIGPVLGSVLALAASSTSLPTGVALLGAYSLGLAVPFMLIALLWQRVNLRALNRHSVAMERLGGVVLVMMGVLMVTGQFTRLASFALQVMPTWLQGRL, from the coding sequence ATGATCCCGACTTTTACGCTCGCCTTTCTTGCCGGACTCCTGTCATGCCTTTCGCCCTGTGTGCTGCCCCTGCTCCCCTCCTATGTGGGGATCCTGGGTGGCTCGCGTTCACCGCTGTGGCGCGCGCTGGGATTCATCACTGGCTTTACCCTGGTATTTCTCGCGCTGGGCGCGTCCGCCAGTTACCTGGGCGCCTGGCTCGCGCCGCACAAAATTCTGCTGGGCCGACTGGGCGGCGTGATGATGGTCATCTTCGGGCTCTTTATGCTCGGTCTGATCCGTCCCCAGTTCCTGATGCGTGATTACCGCCGTGGGCTGGGGCCAGGCCGGGCGTCTGGTCCCCTGGCCCTGGGCGTGGCGTTCGGCTTTGGATGGAGCCCGTGCATTGGGCCCGTTCTTGGGAGTGTGCTGGCACTCGCGGCGAGTAGCACCAGCCTACCCACTGGCGTCGCGCTTCTGGGCGCCTACAGTCTCGGCCTGGCGGTGCCTTTTATGCTGATCGCCCTGTTGTGGCAGCGGGTGAATCTGCGCGCCCTGAATCGTCACAGCGTCGCCATGGAACGCCTCGGCGGCGTGGTGCTGGTGATGATGGGCGTTCTGATGGTGACCGGGCAATTTACCCGCCTGGCCAGTTTTGCTCTTCAAGTGATGCCCACATGGTTGCAAGGTCGCCTCTGA
- a CDS encoding metal-sensitive transcriptional regulator, with translation MTATVPVSDREAEKTKILNRLRRLEGQIRGLQKMVEEEKGCVEVMTLYASVKSAFESTGDVILETYVEQCQARGEKPADLVRLLKLAR, from the coding sequence ATGACTGCAACCGTGCCTGTGAGTGACCGTGAAGCCGAAAAGACCAAGATTCTCAACCGTCTGCGCCGCCTGGAGGGGCAGATTCGAGGACTCCAGAAGATGGTGGAGGAGGAAAAGGGTTGCGTGGAGGTGATGACCCTGTACGCCAGCGTAAAGAGTGCCTTCGAGTCGACTGGGGATGTCATCCTCGAAACCTACGTGGAGCAGTGCCAAGCGCGTGGGGAAAAACCCGCTGACCTGGTGCGGCTGCTCAAGCTCGCCCGGTGA
- a CDS encoding sulfite exporter TauE/SafE family protein, whose amino-acid sequence MIFAWIGAALIGLSLGLLGSGGSILTVPVLVYLVGEPEKLAIAESLAIVGGISLIGAIPYALKRQIDWRSVLWFGLPGVVGTFLGAALSVSLSGVVQLLLFAVVMLLAAIMMFRPANAQPEGQLTHHRSLLKIGAEGLGVGVLTGLVGVGGGFLIIPALVLLGGLPMGLAVGTSLLIIAAKSFVGFAKYVNVLAEQNVSMNWTLILMFTVIGILGSFLGARLGKNLSNDSLKKGFAGFLVVMGVYVLATNVPKVLNPPPAAEVQVQH is encoded by the coding sequence ATGATCTTTGCCTGGATCGGCGCGGCCCTCATTGGGCTGAGCCTCGGCTTGTTGGGCTCAGGCGGATCCATCCTGACCGTGCCGGTCCTGGTCTACCTTGTAGGCGAGCCGGAGAAACTGGCCATTGCCGAATCGCTCGCCATCGTGGGCGGGATCAGCCTGATCGGGGCGATTCCCTACGCCCTGAAGCGGCAGATCGACTGGCGCTCGGTGCTGTGGTTTGGTCTTCCCGGCGTGGTGGGCACCTTTCTGGGCGCGGCGCTGAGCGTCTCCCTCAGTGGCGTGGTGCAACTGCTGCTCTTCGCCGTGGTGATGCTGCTGGCCGCCATCATGATGTTCCGGCCCGCGAACGCCCAGCCGGAGGGCCAGTTGACCCACCACCGCTCGCTCCTCAAGATCGGCGCGGAGGGTCTGGGCGTCGGCGTGTTGACCGGATTGGTGGGCGTGGGCGGCGGGTTCCTGATCATCCCCGCACTGGTGCTGCTGGGCGGCCTGCCCATGGGCCTCGCGGTGGGCACCAGCCTCCTCATCATTGCCGCCAAGAGTTTCGTGGGTTTTGCCAAGTACGTGAACGTGCTGGCTGAGCAGAACGTGTCGATGAACTGGACCCTCATCCTGATGTTCACCGTCATCGGCATTCTGGGGAGCTTTCTCGGGGCGCGCCTGGGCAAGAACCTCTCCAACGACAGCCTTAAAAAGGGCTTCGCTGGATTCCTGGTCGTGATGGGCGTCTACGTTCTGGCCACCAACGTGCCCAAGGTGCTGAACCCACCGCCCGCCGCCGAAGTGCAAGTGCAGCACTGA
- a CDS encoding TlpA family protein disulfide reductase, translating into MTPDSTLVPAPLWKRLLPPVLAAALALGLAAALLSPSRNATTGGPLIGQPAPPFTLISLDNTPLSLTSLKGRPVVLNFWASWCVPCREEAPLFRELTDRQTGASRLAVIGILFQEPVEQNARDFIREFALAYPNLRDPQARTAIDYGVAGIPETVFIDRQGVIQFIDRGGLSRERLNNGLEKIGVPRL; encoded by the coding sequence ATGACCCCTGACTCCACCCTGGTCCCCGCCCCTCTCTGGAAGCGCCTGCTGCCTCCGGTCCTCGCAGCTGCCCTCGCGCTCGGGCTGGCCGCCGCGCTGCTCAGCCCCTCCCGAAATGCCACCACCGGCGGACCCCTGATTGGACAACCGGCCCCCCCGTTCACGCTGATCAGCCTTGACAACACCCCTCTGAGCCTCACATCGTTAAAGGGCCGTCCAGTCGTGCTGAACTTCTGGGCGTCTTGGTGCGTGCCGTGCCGCGAGGAAGCTCCCCTCTTCCGGGAATTGACCGATCGTCAAACAGGTGCCTCGAGGCTTGCGGTCATCGGCATTCTCTTTCAGGAACCTGTGGAGCAAAACGCCCGTGACTTCATCCGGGAATTCGCGCTGGCGTATCCCAACCTCCGGGACCCTCAGGCTAGAACCGCCATTGATTACGGTGTGGCTGGAATTCCAGAAACGGTCTTTATCGACCGGCAGGGCGTTATTCAGTTCATTGACCGTGGCGGTCTGTCCCGTGAACGTCTGAACAACGGTCTGGAGAAAATCGGAGTGCCCAGGCTGTGA